The following coding sequences are from one Bufo bufo chromosome 2, aBufBuf1.1, whole genome shotgun sequence window:
- the LOC120991163 gene encoding oocyte zinc finger protein XlCOF19-like, whose protein sequence is MMEEHQPLISQENSSKNIKGKAILSLNYKEEAEDIKQCSSGEKLITLNVYPRLQRTDVLYNPPTHEELSSNQLQIVTKNTSQKGDKRFQGGKECTEQSRLSTRGRIHTAEHPYSCLECGKCFTSKQHLVRHERSHTGEKPFSCSKCGKCFTRKSGLVKHDRVHTGEKPYSCSECGKCFTDKSSLVMHDRVHKGEKPYSCSECGKCFTYKSHFVKHERNHRGEKPYSCLECGKCFIDKSSLVRHKRTHTGEKPYLCSECGKCFTDKYSLIRHNNIHKGEKPYSCSECGKGSKQKS, encoded by the exons atgatggaggagcaccagcctcttatatcacaag AGAATTCCAGTAAAAATATTAAGGGCAAAGCTATATTATCACTAAATTATAAAGAAGAAGCTGAAGATATCAAACAGTGCTCTTCAGGAGAAAAACTCATTACACTTAATGTATACCCAAGACTTCAGCGTACGGATGTATTATATAATCCCCCCACTCATGAGGAACTTTCTTCTAACCAATTACAGATTGTTACCAAAAATACAAGTCAGAAAGGGGATAAAAGGTTTCAGGGTGGTAAAGAGTGTACAGAACAATCAAGGCTTTCTACACGCGGAAGAATTCACACAGCAGAACATCCATACtcctgtttagaatgtgggaaatgttttacaagtaAACaacatcttgttagacatgagagaagtcacacaggagagaaaccattttcatgttcaaaatgtgggaaatgttttacccgaAAATCAGGTCTTGTGAAACATGACagagttcacacaggagagaagccatattcttgttcagaatgtggaaaatgttttacagataaatcaagtcttgttatgcATGACAGAGTTCACAAaggagagaaaccgtattcatgttcagaatgtgggaaatgttttacatataaatcacattttgttaaacatgagagaaatcacagaggagagaagccatattcatgtttagaatgtgggaaatgttttatagatAAATCTTCTCTTGTTAGACataagagaactcacacaggggagaagccttatttatgttcagaatgtggaaaatgttttacagataaatacAGTTTAATTAGACATAACAATATTCAcaaaggagagaagccatattcatgttcagaatgtgggaaaggttCTAAAcagaaatcataa